Proteins from a single region of Desulfobacter postgatei 2ac9:
- a CDS encoding universal stress protein: MKLIVGYKRGTNQAENLLELALKRAQLFNATVLIVTIMTQGMEKDQDLISDTQAGLEKAKTHFDKKNIPCEIHLLIRGIAPGDDLINFAKETQADEIIIGVKNRTKVGKLLLGSTAQAVVLNAPCPVVTMK; encoded by the coding sequence ATGAAACTTATAGTGGGCTATAAACGTGGCACAAACCAGGCGGAAAATCTTCTTGAACTTGCATTGAAACGGGCTCAACTTTTTAATGCAACAGTATTGATCGTTACCATAATGACCCAGGGTATGGAAAAGGATCAGGATCTGATCAGTGATACGCAAGCCGGGCTGGAAAAGGCCAAAACCCATTTTGACAAGAAAAATATTCCCTGTGAAATTCATTTATTGATTCGCGGCATTGCCCCCGGGGATGATCTGATTAATTTTGCCAAGGAAACCCAGGCAGACGAAATCATTATCGGTGTGAAAAACAGAACCAAGGTGGGAAAACTGCTGCTGGGTTCCACAGCCCAGGCCGTGGTTCTCAATGCCCCCTGCCCGGTGGTTACCATGAAATAG
- a CDS encoding tRNA glutamyl-Q synthetase — protein MQEKSIIFENSSPLCVSTVPINPVSRLAPTPSGFLHLGNAVNFLVTWAIVRSRKGRLHLRIDDMDGIRFRPDVLEDIFTSLDWLGVDWDTGPAGPDDFYKNFSLQKKKEYYRGRLQALDKMRLKTFVCRCSRASIKKVSQNGLYPGTCRNAGLAFEPGSTAVRLRVNNDACIQVNNQHIDLVNTCGDFVLWRKDDQPSYHLASLVEDEDGCINFIVRGRDLLFSTAAQIYLARCFGFSSFPACRFIHHGLVLGDNGEKLSKSRGAYALKDLRQSGGSFVGAVKKAARVLGLKHNGILTAQDLKQAIMINYKDKELKSDG, from the coding sequence GTGCAGGAAAAATCCATAATTTTTGAAAACAGTTCGCCTCTGTGTGTTTCCACTGTGCCGATCAATCCGGTCTCACGCCTGGCGCCAACCCCCAGCGGCTTTTTGCACCTTGGCAATGCCGTAAATTTTTTGGTGACCTGGGCCATTGTCAGAAGCCGTAAAGGGCGCCTTCATCTGCGCATTGATGATATGGACGGTATCCGTTTCAGGCCCGATGTGCTGGAAGACATTTTTACCAGCCTTGATTGGCTGGGGGTGGACTGGGATACAGGACCCGCGGGCCCGGATGATTTTTATAAAAACTTTTCTTTGCAGAAAAAAAAGGAATATTACCGGGGCAGGTTACAGGCGCTTGATAAAATGAGGCTAAAAACCTTTGTGTGCCGATGCAGCCGGGCATCCATCAAAAAAGTATCTCAAAATGGGTTGTATCCGGGCACATGCCGAAATGCCGGTCTTGCATTTGAACCAGGGTCTACTGCTGTCCGGTTAAGGGTAAACAATGATGCCTGCATTCAGGTAAACAATCAGCACATTGATCTGGTCAACACATGTGGTGATTTTGTCCTCTGGCGCAAGGATGATCAACCCAGTTATCATCTGGCAAGCCTTGTGGAAGATGAAGACGGGTGTATTAATTTTATAGTCCGGGGGCGGGACCTGCTTTTTTCCACTGCTGCCCAGATTTATCTTGCCCGGTGTTTTGGTTTCTCTTCATTTCCGGCATGCCGGTTTATTCACCATGGACTTGTTTTGGGGGATAATGGCGAAAAGTTGTCAAAGTCAAGAGGCGCATATGCGCTCAAAGACCTGAGACAGTCCGGGGGCTCTTTTGTCGGCGCCGTAAAAAAAGCGGCTCGGGTTTTAGGGCTTAAACACAATGGTATCCTTACCGCACAGGATCTGAAACAAGCAATTATGATTAATTATAAAGACAAGGAGTTAAAAAGTGACGGATAG
- a CDS encoding PilZ domain-containing protein produces the protein MTDSFPEDKTLLDKIISEIRFLTEDLQKDVLACINNIKESRSYPDLLACINNIKEPRTYPRVNKFIEMDVLIGDKVIQSNSRNMSASGVFIKSRMTPDIGTSVKIVFSLPGQAKPFKLNGTVARIDSDGIGICFSEMTPYVRNHLDNLLKRMSMGRS, from the coding sequence GTGACGGATAGCTTTCCCGAAGACAAAACACTTCTGGATAAGATAATATCGGAAATCCGTTTTTTGACCGAGGATCTTCAAAAGGATGTTCTGGCGTGTATTAACAATATCAAGGAATCCAGATCGTATCCCGATCTTCTGGCGTGTATTAACAATATAAAGGAGCCCAGAACATATCCCCGGGTGAATAAATTCATTGAAATGGATGTTCTGATCGGTGATAAAGTTATACAGTCTAATTCCAGGAACATGAGTGCTTCCGGTGTGTTTATTAAATCCAGAATGACTCCTGATATCGGAACATCGGTAAAGATCGTCTTTTCCCTGCCCGGCCAGGCCAAACCTTTTAAGCTTAACGGCACTGTGGCCAGAATAGATTCGGACGGGATCGGGATCTGTTTTTCCGAGATGACACCCTATGTCCGCAATCACCTGGATAATCTGCTCAAAAGGATGTCTATGGGCAGATCTTGA
- the topA gene encoding type I DNA topoisomerase, whose amino-acid sequence MAKPLIIVESPTKIKTLKKYIGKDYNVAASAGHIRDLPVKNLGIDVDDNFKAQYVNIKDKSKIISNLKKTAGDTDEIFLAPDPDREGEAIAFHIMEILKKKDRKFHRVLIHELTKKGITEALSHPTQPDADKYDAQQARRKLDRLVGYQISPLLWQKVQRGLSAGRVQSVAVKIICDREREIRAFKPEEYWTITADLEAANPPVFNAALIKISGKKAKVTNGEQAHAIVADLEKARFIVLEIKNKTIKRNPLPPFITSKLQQDAINRLRFSAKKTMVVAQQLYEGIEIGSGGPEGLITYMRTDSTRIAPEAAQEALDLIRHSFGDAYALDAPRFFKNKNKAQDAHEAIRPTSVYNTPQKLQSFLSPDQFKLYDLIWKRFVASQMAQALIDQKSILIEATAKYLFSVSGSTTRFDGFMRLYETQEKYETQEKKSETDIQSLPPVEPKEQLITRKINPDQHFTKPPPRFSEASLVKELEKNGIGRPSTYASIIAVIQDKGYVDLINRYFTPSELGFIVNDLLVGAFPNLLDISFTAQMETNLDDVEQGKLNEVDLLKTFYSEFKNTLDNAKDNMVSVKGVGIETDIKCPLCGKPVNIKIGKNGHFLACTGYPECSFTSNYTRDEKGNIEIVEKIQDSEPVKDCPECGKPMVLKDGRFGLFVACTGYPECKHTESLAQENSSKDTGVPCPEKGCNGTIVEKHSKRGKIFYGCSKYPDCTFATWDKPVNESCPECGSPYLLEKETKRDGKILKCPNRSCGFKKGILPVSEK is encoded by the coding sequence TTGGCAAAGCCGCTTATTATTGTCGAATCGCCAACCAAAATCAAAACCCTGAAAAAGTATATTGGAAAGGACTATAATGTGGCTGCCAGTGCCGGCCACATCCGCGACCTTCCGGTAAAAAATCTGGGGATTGATGTAGACGACAATTTTAAGGCCCAATATGTCAATATAAAAGACAAATCGAAAATCATCTCCAATCTGAAAAAAACTGCCGGTGACACGGATGAAATATTCCTTGCCCCTGACCCTGACCGTGAAGGGGAAGCCATAGCCTTTCATATCATGGAAATTCTGAAAAAAAAGGACCGCAAATTTCACCGGGTCCTTATCCATGAATTAACAAAAAAAGGGATTACCGAGGCACTTTCCCATCCAACGCAACCGGATGCGGACAAGTATGACGCCCAGCAGGCCAGAAGAAAGCTGGACCGGCTTGTGGGCTACCAGATATCACCGCTTTTGTGGCAAAAAGTCCAAAGGGGACTGAGTGCCGGCCGGGTTCAGTCCGTGGCCGTAAAAATCATCTGTGACAGGGAGCGGGAAATCCGGGCGTTTAAGCCCGAGGAGTACTGGACCATTACGGCGGATCTTGAGGCGGCAAATCCGCCTGTTTTTAATGCGGCGTTGATAAAAATATCCGGAAAAAAAGCCAAGGTCACCAACGGAGAACAGGCCCATGCCATTGTGGCAGACCTTGAAAAGGCCCGGTTCATTGTCCTGGAGATCAAAAACAAAACCATCAAACGCAATCCGTTACCGCCTTTTATCACCAGTAAACTCCAGCAGGATGCCATTAACCGGCTGCGGTTCTCCGCCAAAAAAACCATGGTTGTGGCCCAGCAGCTCTATGAAGGCATTGAGATCGGCAGCGGTGGTCCCGAGGGTCTGATTACTTACATGCGTACAGACTCCACCCGTATTGCCCCGGAAGCTGCCCAGGAAGCTTTAGACCTGATCCGCCACTCCTTTGGAGATGCGTATGCCCTGGATGCACCCAGATTCTTTAAAAATAAGAACAAGGCCCAGGATGCCCACGAAGCCATCCGCCCCACATCGGTTTACAACACCCCGCAAAAACTGCAATCCTTTCTGTCTCCGGACCAGTTCAAACTCTATGATCTGATATGGAAACGGTTTGTGGCCTCCCAGATGGCCCAGGCCCTGATCGACCAGAAATCCATTCTGATTGAAGCAACAGCCAAGTACCTGTTTTCCGTTTCCGGATCTACAACCCGGTTCGACGGATTTATGCGATTGTATGAAACCCAGGAGAAATATGAAACCCAGGAAAAAAAGAGTGAAACAGATATCCAGTCCCTGCCGCCGGTGGAACCTAAAGAACAGCTGATAACCCGGAAGATCAATCCTGACCAGCATTTTACCAAACCACCGCCCAGGTTTTCTGAAGCATCCCTTGTCAAGGAGCTTGAAAAAAACGGGATCGGCAGGCCGTCCACCTATGCCTCCATCATAGCCGTTATCCAGGATAAAGGATATGTGGATCTGATCAACCGGTACTTTACCCCAAGCGAGCTTGGCTTTATCGTCAATGATCTTCTAGTCGGTGCCTTTCCCAATCTTTTAGACATCTCATTCACGGCCCAGATGGAGACCAATCTTGATGATGTGGAACAGGGGAAACTCAATGAAGTAGATCTGTTAAAAACTTTTTATTCTGAGTTTAAAAACACCCTGGATAACGCCAAAGACAATATGGTTTCCGTTAAAGGCGTAGGCATTGAAACGGATATCAAATGCCCTTTATGCGGAAAACCCGTTAATATCAAAATCGGCAAAAACGGCCATTTCCTGGCCTGTACCGGCTATCCCGAGTGCAGCTTTACCAGTAATTACACAAGGGATGAAAAAGGCAATATTGAAATTGTTGAAAAAATCCAGGACAGCGAACCGGTCAAAGACTGCCCTGAATGCGGCAAACCCATGGTGCTCAAAGACGGCCGATTTGGATTGTTTGTGGCCTGTACAGGATATCCCGAATGCAAACACACGGAATCCCTGGCCCAGGAGAATTCAAGCAAAGATACAGGCGTCCCCTGCCCTGAAAAAGGGTGCAACGGCACCATTGTGGAAAAACACTCAAAACGGGGAAAAATATTCTACGGGTGTTCCAAATATCCGGATTGTACATTTGCCACCTGGGACAAACCTGTCAATGAAAGCTGCCCGGAGTGCGGCAGCCCCTATCTATTGGAAAAAGAGACAAAACGGGACGGTAAAATCCTGAAATGCCCGAACCGTTCATGCGGATTTAAAAAGGGCATTTTGCCTGTTTCGGAAAAATAA
- the dprA gene encoding DNA-processing protein DprA: protein MMPCPDTYLPWFLLTELPGLSPRSIKHLIQHFKTPEAILTASKTQLVSVPDISSRAIKTLLGHKECEPEAQKRLVQAQDAGYGVVVLTEPEYPALLKEIPDPPALLFYDGTFDPNAPCISIVGSRNATRYGIDTAHYLAGRLAAFGFTIVSGMALGIDTAAHKGTLENDTGQTLAVLGSGLDHIYPRHNRPLYSRIRKQGAVISEFFPDTAPLPANFPRRNRIIAGLSCGTVVVEAAQKSGSLITARLAGEYNREVFAVPGSIKSSKSRGTHHLIKQGAHLIENEMDIIDELSQFIHAAYKASSCEPTKNKPAMDKIQTMVYKHLDLYPEHIDHITASSGLTSAQVSAALLDLELSGLIVRHPGNKFSILEE, encoded by the coding sequence ATGATGCCCTGTCCGGACACATATCTACCCTGGTTTCTTTTAACGGAACTGCCAGGTCTAAGCCCCCGTTCAATCAAGCACCTGATTCAACATTTTAAAACACCCGAAGCCATTTTAACGGCATCTAAAACACAACTTGTGTCTGTGCCGGATATATCTTCCAGGGCCATAAAAACCCTTCTCGGACACAAAGAATGTGAACCGGAGGCGCAAAAACGCCTTGTCCAGGCCCAGGATGCCGGATACGGGGTTGTGGTGTTAACCGAACCTGAATACCCTGCCCTGCTCAAGGAAATTCCCGATCCCCCTGCCCTCTTATTTTATGACGGTACATTTGATCCCAATGCGCCCTGTATCTCCATTGTGGGATCACGAAATGCGACCCGATACGGCATAGATACGGCCCATTACCTTGCAGGACGCCTTGCGGCTTTTGGGTTTACCATTGTATCCGGCATGGCATTGGGAATTGATACCGCTGCCCACAAAGGTACACTTGAAAATGATACCGGGCAGACACTGGCTGTTCTTGGATCAGGACTTGACCATATCTACCCCAGACACAACCGGCCCTTGTACAGCCGGATCAGAAAACAGGGCGCCGTGATTTCCGAATTTTTTCCGGACACGGCCCCGTTGCCGGCCAATTTCCCCCGGCGCAACAGGATTATTGCAGGTTTGTCCTGCGGCACGGTTGTGGTGGAAGCCGCCCAGAAAAGCGGCTCTCTGATTACGGCTCGATTAGCCGGGGAGTACAACCGCGAGGTATTTGCCGTCCCCGGCAGCATCAAATCCTCCAAAAGCCGGGGAACCCACCACCTGATCAAACAAGGCGCGCATCTCATAGAAAACGAAATGGATATCATTGATGAACTGTCCCAGTTTATCCATGCCGCATATAAAGCGTCTTCATGTGAACCCACAAAAAACAAACCAGCCATGGACAAAATCCAGACCATGGTATATAAACACCTCGATCTTTACCCCGAACATATTGATCATATCACCGCATCAAGCGGTCTGACGAGCGCCCAGGTTTCTGCAGCTCTGCTTGACTTGGAATTGTCAGGGCTTATTGTTCGTCATCCTGGCAATAAATTTTCAATCCTGGAGGAATAA
- the ybgF gene encoding tol-pal system protein YbgF produces MPAASKQNVLRIALPFLILFLTASCGLLKTDERTAGQAQGTNETVPEATSVPIDTSLDRDIRTRYLEEKVNRLENRVSLLEKKSCSHPQPSPPPTQPYPGTPAKPSQPASPAQTGDLDPVTLYKKARALFIEHDIPMAQTLFSDFMKNFPDHELADNALYWLGECIYTTGDYETAANIFKRLVQTYPKGQKVPDALLKTGYAYMAIDDASQADHYFKQVITRYPFSPAADKAEQKLSQTQ; encoded by the coding sequence ATGCCCGCCGCATCCAAACAAAATGTTTTAAGGATTGCGCTGCCTTTTCTTATCCTTTTTTTGACAGCTTCCTGCGGGTTGCTGAAAACAGATGAACGGACTGCCGGTCAGGCACAGGGCACCAATGAGACTGTGCCTGAGGCGACATCCGTTCCAATAGATACATCGCTTGACCGGGATATCCGTACCAGGTATCTGGAAGAAAAAGTCAACCGGCTTGAAAATCGGGTTTCACTACTTGAAAAAAAATCCTGTTCACACCCCCAACCATCGCCGCCGCCAACGCAGCCCTACCCCGGGACCCCGGCTAAGCCAAGCCAGCCAGCATCCCCTGCACAAACCGGGGATTTAGACCCTGTAACGCTTTATAAAAAAGCTCGTGCACTGTTCATTGAACATGATATTCCTATGGCCCAGACACTGTTTTCAGATTTTATGAAAAATTTTCCCGACCATGAGCTGGCGGACAACGCCCTGTACTGGCTTGGGGAGTGCATCTACACCACAGGCGATTATGAAACGGCTGCAAACATTTTTAAACGGCTTGTCCAGACCTATCCCAAGGGTCAGAAAGTCCCGGATGCCCTGCTTAAAACCGGATATGCATATATGGCCATCGACGACGCAAGCCAGGCCGATCACTACTTCAAGCAAGTCATCACCCGCTACCCCTTTTCACCGGCAGCAGACAAGGCCGAGCAGAAACTATCCCAAACCCAATAG